One segment of Candidatus Neomarinimicrobiota bacterium DNA contains the following:
- a CDS encoding translation initiation factor IF-3 — protein MPIAKANPGPRVNNEITALEVRLVGHDGEQLGLVSLDEALAQADALGLDLVEVAPQAEPPVCKILDFGKYRYNQQKRKRESKKKQHVIANKEMRMRPGIGDHDLETKINHAIKFLQDGSRLKVTVRFRGRELSRLDLGTTLLDRVVEMLADYAEIDKSPMVEGRNMIVYLVPKT, from the coding sequence TACGGCGCTGGAGGTGCGCCTGGTAGGCCATGACGGCGAACAATTGGGATTGGTCTCCCTTGATGAGGCCCTGGCGCAGGCCGATGCACTGGGTCTGGACCTGGTGGAGGTGGCCCCTCAGGCGGAGCCGCCCGTGTGCAAGATTTTGGACTTTGGCAAATACCGGTACAATCAGCAGAAACGCAAGCGGGAGAGCAAGAAAAAGCAGCATGTTATCGCCAACAAGGAAATGCGCATGCGACCGGGGATTGGCGATCACGATCTGGAGACTAAAATCAACCATGCCATCAAATTCTTGCAGGATGGGAGCCGCCTTAAGGTAACGGTGCGGTTTCGCGGCCGGGAACTCAGCCGCCTGGATCTGGGCACCACCCTGCTGGACCGGGTGGTGGAAATGCTGGCAGATTATGCCGAAATAGACAAATCGCCCATGGTAGAAGGACGCAACATGATTGTTTATCTGGTCCCCAAAACATGA